The following coding sequences are from one Cenarchaeum symbiosum A window:
- a CDS encoding 3'-phosphoadenosine 5'-phosphosulfate sulfotransferase (PAPS reductase)/FAD synthetase (COG0175) → MVRQVCGISGGKDSSALAVYMRDKVSDMEYFFCDTGAELPETYAYLAKLEVVLGSKITRLNSTRGFDHYFEVFRGALPSPQMRWCTNLLKIKPLEDWLGDEEVVSYVAIRADEKNRTGHVSTKPNIKTVFPFVDEGVDHAGVIKILDNAGINLPEYYKWRTRSGCYFCFFQRKAEWVGLADNHPELFKKAVAIEQKVLKDAGVSGDADFGAQGMKSGQYTWSQGETLTQLLDRRDDIMASHEKSLKRAKENRKNVPLVDVLSDALDDDDDKTPCTVCHL, encoded by the coding sequence ATGGTAAGGCAGGTCTGCGGCATATCTGGCGGCAAGGATTCAAGTGCGCTTGCTGTATACATGCGTGACAAGGTATCAGACATGGAGTATTTTTTCTGCGATACCGGGGCGGAGCTGCCCGAGACGTACGCGTATCTTGCAAAGCTCGAGGTGGTTCTGGGCAGCAAGATAACCAGGCTCAACTCGACGCGCGGCTTTGACCATTATTTCGAGGTGTTCAGGGGAGCACTGCCTTCTCCACAGATGCGCTGGTGCACAAACCTGCTAAAGATAAAGCCCCTAGAGGACTGGCTCGGGGACGAGGAGGTAGTATCGTATGTGGCCATACGGGCTGATGAAAAGAACCGCACGGGGCACGTATCCACAAAGCCCAACATCAAGACTGTATTTCCATTTGTAGACGAGGGGGTAGACCATGCCGGGGTCATAAAGATACTCGATAATGCAGGGATAAACCTGCCGGAATACTACAAGTGGCGGACGCGTTCTGGGTGTTATTTCTGCTTTTTTCAGAGAAAGGCTGAATGGGTCGGCCTGGCGGACAACCACCCGGAATTGTTCAAAAAGGCAGTCGCCATAGAGCAGAAGGTGCTAAAGGACGCAGGGGTGTCAGGCGATGCCGACTTTGGCGCGCAGGGGATGAAGAGTGGCCAGTATACATGGTCGCAGGGCGAGACGCTGACCCAGTTGTTAGATAGAAGGGACGACATCATGGCAAGCCATGAAAAGAGCCTCAAGAGGGCAAAGGAGAATAGAAAGAATGTACCGCTGGTGGACGTGCTGTCTGACGCTCTGGATGATGATGATGACAAGACGCCTTGTACTGTCTGTCATTTGTAA
- a CDS encoding cysteine sulfinate desulfinase/cysteine desulfurase (COG1104) yields MPAFEIDFGNPSSTHGHGSAAMDMMDAARAQVASCIGCRARDVVFTSGATEANNMAVSGLDTGGRGILVGATEHSSVLEPARSVKEKSVGYVPVGPDGVTDLDGLERMLDDDVGLVSIMAANSETGVIQPVAEIARIVHECGALFHCDAVQAIGKIPFGMDGLCVDMVTLSSHKIYGPKGCGAIAATREARGMLRPIIHGGGQEEGMRSGTPNVPAIVGFGIACDIAAAEGLADMPKQAALRDMFEEGMERKAGDVIVNGGGAKRLPNTSNIRIRGALADAVMVGARGVEVSTGSACSSSAIEPSHVLTAMGLDRDAAGESIRVSLGRPTKERDIDAAVSGLASASRFVRGKMAGGVAL; encoded by the coding sequence ATGCCCGCATTTGAGATCGATTTTGGAAACCCGTCGAGCACACACGGGCACGGCTCTGCCGCAATGGACATGATGGATGCCGCCCGGGCACAAGTCGCCTCGTGTATCGGCTGCAGGGCGCGCGATGTAGTGTTTACTTCCGGGGCTACAGAAGCCAACAACATGGCTGTATCAGGGCTCGATACGGGCGGCCGCGGCATCCTGGTAGGGGCCACCGAGCACAGCTCGGTCCTGGAGCCCGCCCGGTCGGTAAAGGAGAAAAGTGTAGGATATGTACCCGTGGGCCCTGACGGTGTAACCGATCTGGACGGCCTGGAAAGGATGCTTGATGATGATGTTGGCCTGGTCTCGATAATGGCAGCAAACAGCGAGACTGGCGTGATACAGCCTGTTGCCGAGATAGCAAGGATTGTTCACGAATGCGGGGCACTTTTCCACTGCGATGCAGTGCAGGCCATAGGCAAGATACCGTTTGGCATGGATGGTCTTTGTGTAGACATGGTGACGCTGAGCAGCCACAAGATATACGGCCCAAAGGGGTGCGGTGCGATAGCAGCCACCCGAGAAGCCCGTGGAATGCTCAGGCCGATAATACACGGCGGGGGCCAGGAAGAGGGTATGCGCAGCGGCACGCCCAATGTTCCGGCAATAGTGGGCTTTGGTATAGCATGTGATATTGCCGCGGCCGAGGGATTGGCGGACATGCCCAAGCAGGCGGCATTACGGGATATGTTTGAAGAAGGGATGGAACGGAAAGCCGGAGATGTTATAGTAAATGGAGGCGGCGCAAAAAGGCTCCCGAATACGTCAAACATCAGGATAAGGGGGGCGCTTGCGGACGCCGTGATGGTTGGCGCCCGGGGTGTCGAGGTATCGACGGGCAGCGCATGCTCGTCATCTGCGATAGAGCCGTCACATGTACTGACCGCCATGGGGCTTGACAGGGATGCGGCGGGAGAATCAATCAGAGTATCCCTGGGCCGGCCCACAAAAGAAAGGGACATCGATGCCGCAGTATCGGGGCTCGCTAGCGCCTCGCGGTTTGTCAGGGGGAAGATGGCAGGGGGCGTGGCATTATGA
- a CDS encoding transposase (COG3436), whose product MDSDKTLLRKENIRIIEEFRAAIDQMGKLKEELAEEKAARAREAAQSALWKKKYEDAVAKNYETRSLQGQAQSGGLPADHRAPADITDELADADARHDRRDKERGALIGRLEDGSMQDGDGRMAAGILREDEVLISEHMAGAAAIAASNARLRGELRKYDNENTPSSRRHPWYKKTGKKDDKKPAKKSGRKPGHPGVSRKNKADRTEHHRPERCVCGSRNLKDIGSSGKMITDIPYIPACEFVYHVSHKCKCLDCGVENEGKTPGISHTSLGSNLMTMAAGMWHAHASIRSICEFVYNQTGLKISAGAMQNALESLGEKAEVVKQDLIKELVAGGSCNADETGYPLNGDDGWAWVYVTLYITIIDMAGSRSSLVPLKYLPLDMMIVCDGYSVYIRFRVKQRCWAHILRTADSFADEGPAESELCGMLHDLYRDVDAAWKAKLGEAAARRRMAELDARLSGIVAAYEGVQCTFAGTLGKAEPDLFNCILYHVLTPTNNDAERAVRYVVAHRRCRQQLRSEGGMKMFGALLTCILTWKKRGISVREGVLSLMGG is encoded by the coding sequence ATGGACTCCGATAAGACGCTGCTACGCAAGGAGAACATCCGCATCATAGAGGAATTTCGGGCAGCTATTGACCAGATGGGGAAGCTCAAGGAGGAGCTGGCTGAGGAGAAGGCGGCCCGGGCCAGGGAGGCTGCGCAGAGCGCCTTGTGGAAGAAAAAGTACGAGGATGCAGTGGCGAAGAATTATGAGACGCGTTCGCTCCAGGGGCAGGCCCAGTCCGGCGGCCTTCCGGCGGACCACAGGGCACCCGCGGACATAACTGACGAGCTTGCAGACGCGGACGCCAGGCACGACCGGCGGGACAAGGAGCGCGGGGCCCTGATTGGCAGGCTGGAGGACGGTAGCATGCAGGATGGTGACGGGCGCATGGCGGCAGGGATACTCAGGGAGGATGAGGTTCTGATCTCGGAGCACATGGCGGGTGCCGCGGCCATTGCAGCAAGCAACGCGCGCCTCCGCGGCGAGCTGCGAAAATACGACAACGAGAACACGCCGAGCTCCCGGCGCCATCCCTGGTACAAGAAGACCGGCAAGAAAGATGACAAGAAACCCGCCAAAAAGTCCGGCAGAAAGCCGGGCCACCCGGGCGTATCCCGGAAGAACAAGGCGGACAGGACCGAGCACCACAGGCCCGAACGCTGCGTCTGCGGCAGCCGCAACCTCAAGGATATAGGCAGCAGCGGCAAGATGATCACCGACATACCGTACATTCCGGCATGCGAGTTTGTATACCATGTATCGCACAAGTGCAAGTGCCTTGACTGTGGCGTGGAAAATGAGGGAAAAACGCCCGGAATCAGCCACACATCGCTTGGATCCAACCTGATGACGATGGCCGCGGGGATGTGGCATGCACACGCATCCATAAGGTCGATCTGCGAGTTTGTCTACAACCAGACGGGCCTGAAGATCAGCGCCGGCGCGATGCAGAACGCCTTGGAGTCCCTTGGCGAGAAGGCAGAAGTGGTCAAGCAGGATCTGATCAAGGAGCTGGTGGCGGGCGGATCATGCAACGCGGACGAGACAGGATACCCGCTGAATGGGGATGACGGATGGGCGTGGGTGTACGTCACCCTGTACATAACGATAATTGACATGGCGGGCAGCCGGTCGAGCCTGGTGCCGTTGAAATACCTCCCGCTGGACATGATGATCGTCTGCGACGGGTACAGCGTATACATTCGGTTCCGCGTGAAGCAGCGCTGCTGGGCCCACATACTCCGGACGGCGGACAGTTTTGCCGACGAGGGCCCCGCGGAATCGGAGCTGTGCGGCATGCTGCACGACCTGTACCGCGACGTCGATGCGGCCTGGAAGGCCAAGCTGGGGGAGGCCGCGGCCAGGCGCCGCATGGCGGAGCTGGATGCAAGGCTGTCGGGGATAGTGGCCGCCTACGAGGGGGTGCAGTGTACATTTGCCGGCACCTTGGGGAAGGCCGAGCCCGATCTGTTCAACTGCATACTATACCACGTCCTGACACCCACCAACAACGACGCGGAGCGGGCCGTCCGGTATGTGGTGGCTCACCGCAGGTGCAGGCAGCAGCTAAGGTCGGAAGGCGGCATGAAGATGTTCGGGGCCCTCTTGACATGCATCCTGACGTGGAAAAAGCGGGGCATATCGGTTCGGGAGGGTGTTTTATCCTTGATGGGGGGCTAA
- a CDS encoding type IV secretory pathway component (COG0630), with amino-acid sequence MDVDPAGLDVIEEYSMGPVKVYITTDGRYMVREPPVGDGASALYDTILKRISSGVDLGDDGPDSGVLAARLEEAFWDTAGRLKKLGEAKEIFPDLKYYIRREIIGYGILDPLMRDPDIEDILCSAYQRDVRVVHKRYSGRFHTLCTNVRFEGEDDMERFIQRIYGRTGTEPTDARPMSVTYMDDGSRISSTYGSQVSKPGPSISIRKFPSEPFTITHMLYSGTLTAPMAAYLWTLLDAKAVGLVIGATGSGKTTLLASLISMLNPRWRILTIEDTLELQIPHEDWVRLNTRRSYGMLSDKFDVTIRHLIDISLTQKPDYEIVGEIRLNDMDALFQSVGTGHGGLTSFHASSAEGALTRMRGNKISDGELGLLWFAARSGVIRRSGKSVRRVTSISEVIPGVHGTVRTEPVYTYDRRSDGFVLHGDITSHKRYAEALDICGIDDPGADMEKRIGLLEKCMEKKALNIKAVFGILSEYYSLK; translated from the coding sequence ATGGATGTCGACCCCGCAGGGCTCGATGTCATAGAAGAGTATTCCATGGGGCCCGTCAAGGTATACATTACAACGGACGGAAGGTACATGGTCCGCGAGCCCCCAGTTGGGGACGGCGCGTCTGCCCTGTACGATACCATTCTAAAAAGGATAAGCTCAGGGGTCGACCTTGGCGATGACGGCCCGGATTCCGGCGTGCTAGCTGCAAGGCTCGAAGAGGCATTCTGGGATACTGCAGGGCGCCTGAAAAAACTCGGCGAGGCAAAAGAGATCTTTCCCGATTTAAAATACTACATACGGCGCGAGATAATCGGCTATGGAATACTCGACCCGCTGATGCGCGACCCCGACATAGAGGACATACTATGCTCTGCATACCAGAGGGACGTCCGGGTGGTCCACAAGAGGTATTCGGGGAGGTTTCACACGCTTTGCACAAACGTCCGCTTTGAGGGCGAAGACGACATGGAGCGGTTCATACAGAGGATATACGGAAGGACGGGCACAGAGCCGACAGACGCGCGGCCGATGAGCGTCACATACATGGACGACGGCTCGAGGATATCATCTACCTATGGAAGCCAGGTATCAAAGCCCGGGCCGTCCATATCCATACGCAAGTTTCCATCAGAGCCATTCACCATAACCCACATGCTATACTCGGGCACATTGACAGCCCCCATGGCCGCCTACCTGTGGACTTTGCTCGATGCAAAGGCTGTCGGCCTGGTAATAGGGGCTACCGGCTCCGGCAAGACGACCCTCTTGGCCTCTCTAATATCCATGCTCAACCCAAGATGGAGGATACTTACCATAGAAGATACGCTCGAATTGCAGATACCCCACGAGGACTGGGTCCGCCTGAATACAAGGAGAAGCTATGGCATGTTATCTGACAAATTCGACGTGACGATACGCCATTTGATAGACATATCCCTCACGCAAAAGCCCGACTATGAGATAGTAGGCGAGATAAGGCTCAACGACATGGATGCTCTATTCCAGAGCGTGGGGACGGGCCACGGCGGCCTTACCTCCTTTCATGCATCATCGGCAGAAGGCGCGCTGACGAGAATGCGCGGGAACAAAATATCCGACGGCGAGCTTGGCCTGTTGTGGTTTGCCGCCCGCTCTGGCGTGATACGCCGCTCGGGCAAAAGCGTGCGCAGGGTGACCTCGATATCAGAGGTAATACCGGGCGTACACGGGACCGTCCGCACAGAGCCCGTGTATACATACGATAGAAGGTCCGACGGGTTTGTATTGCATGGAGATATAACATCGCACAAAAGGTACGCCGAGGCGCTAGATATCTGCGGGATAGACGACCCCGGCGCGGACATGGAGAAAAGAATTGGATTGCTGGAAAAATGCATGGAGAAAAAGGCGCTCAATATAAAAGCCGTATTTGGGATACTGAGTGAATATTACTCGCTTAAATAG
- a CDS encoding ATPase/type IV secretory pathway component (COG0433), whose product MHALCRMFGSEARKPGARGPARRPAVSYQISPTNYLILSEGERDEVLRRFVRIMAGVEKKLRVTIRNQSVQASYAGRPYRYTEKMVYFTSRQDLGPAIMAGGFKSTRLDEPVSDEISRERLHHMDMADGTLCRAYTVYDHARSISPAWINGIASLSDILNIDVSPVSPHAARRMLVSHANTLDSSANRRAREEAEEARHVNDLVQKQETVIYECGLTAMVTARDASSLAKKCAEFERQARWSQIRLLSVRGRQKATLDGWGHRFLYEGSGMAAFYPFESSDMIEADGAGGVYIGSNELTGTPVIYDYLRRSNYNMTILGSSGAGKSVAAKTYIDNFRRMLSEKYGASQPYKAYILDLHGEYAQLAEYLEMNVLNIMDRTELGLDPFHLLDTGDQAVDMLATVSEMPANLRSLAISRAQGAGSVADLVQILQNDKTGHAEDCRRAATYLLEFAEGELAGMFRGDLPLHGRTVVTLRNADKSKINAMLISLILQRIWNDIRRTERHVPKLLVIEEAWFVLSMPSTARIIDDIARSGRKENLHCLVMTQDIDEMITSPAGAAVIKNSATMMMLRLVKETAVKLQGVLALSDKERDEITMLDTGQAMVRADNNRIKLKVRPTPAQLKKFDTSAGGFTA is encoded by the coding sequence ATGCACGCGTTATGCCGCATGTTCGGATCAGAGGCCCGCAAGCCTGGAGCACGCGGCCCCGCCAGGAGGCCCGCCGTCTCCTACCAGATATCTCCTACCAACTATCTGATACTGTCCGAGGGTGAAAGAGACGAGGTGCTGCGACGCTTCGTCCGGATAATGGCCGGAGTGGAGAAAAAGCTCCGCGTTACGATACGGAACCAGTCAGTGCAGGCCTCGTATGCAGGCAGGCCGTACAGGTATACAGAAAAGATGGTCTACTTTACGTCCCGGCAGGACCTTGGGCCCGCCATAATGGCGGGCGGCTTCAAGAGCACGCGCCTCGACGAGCCCGTATCTGATGAGATATCCCGGGAGCGCCTGCACCATATGGATATGGCCGACGGCACTCTATGCAGGGCATATACAGTATATGATCATGCGCGCTCTATCTCTCCTGCGTGGATAAACGGGATAGCCTCGCTCTCTGATATACTGAATATAGATGTCTCCCCCGTCAGCCCGCATGCGGCCCGCAGGATGCTAGTATCCCATGCCAACACGCTTGATTCTTCTGCAAACAGGCGGGCTAGGGAAGAGGCAGAAGAGGCCCGCCACGTAAACGACCTGGTCCAAAAGCAGGAGACTGTCATATACGAATGCGGGCTGACCGCGATGGTCACCGCCCGGGATGCATCCTCGCTTGCAAAAAAGTGCGCCGAGTTTGAGCGCCAGGCGCGGTGGTCGCAGATCAGGCTGCTCTCCGTCCGGGGCAGGCAAAAGGCCACCCTAGACGGCTGGGGCCACCGGTTTCTCTACGAGGGCTCCGGCATGGCCGCATTCTACCCCTTTGAGAGCAGCGACATGATAGAGGCCGACGGGGCGGGCGGCGTGTACATTGGCAGCAACGAGCTTACCGGCACCCCCGTCATATACGACTACCTCCGGCGCTCCAATTATAACATGACCATACTCGGCTCGTCGGGCGCGGGAAAGTCTGTCGCCGCCAAGACCTACATAGACAACTTTCGCCGCATGCTGTCTGAAAAGTACGGCGCATCCCAGCCGTACAAGGCCTACATACTGGACCTGCACGGAGAATACGCGCAGCTGGCAGAATACCTGGAAATGAACGTGCTAAATATCATGGATAGGACGGAGCTTGGCCTCGACCCGTTCCACCTTCTTGATACGGGCGACCAGGCAGTTGATATGCTGGCTACCGTCTCCGAGATGCCTGCAAACCTGCGCAGCTTGGCCATATCGCGCGCGCAGGGCGCGGGCTCTGTTGCTGATCTTGTCCAGATACTTCAAAATGACAAGACAGGCCATGCAGAGGACTGTCGACGGGCGGCCACGTACCTTTTGGAATTTGCCGAAGGCGAGCTTGCCGGGATGTTCCGCGGGGACCTGCCCCTGCACGGGAGGACCGTCGTCACCCTGAGAAACGCCGACAAGTCAAAAATAAACGCGATGCTGATCTCGCTCATCCTGCAAAGAATCTGGAACGACATACGAAGGACGGAACGGCATGTGCCCAAGCTGCTAGTCATAGAGGAGGCGTGGTTTGTGCTGTCCATGCCGTCGACAGCCCGGATCATAGACGATATCGCCCGCTCGGGAAGAAAAGAGAACCTCCACTGTTTAGTAATGACGCAGGATATAGACGAGATGATAACGAGCCCGGCAGGCGCGGCAGTGATAAAAAACTCTGCCACCATGATGATGCTGCGGCTGGTCAAAGAGACTGCCGTAAAGCTGCAGGGCGTACTTGCCCTCTCCGACAAGGAAAGAGACGAGATCACCATGCTTGATACGGGCCAGGCCATGGTGCGCGCAGACAACAACCGCATAAAGCTAAAGGTGCGCCCGACCCCCGCCCAGCTCAAGAAATTCGACACCTCGGCTGGCGGCTTTACTGCATAG
- a CDS encoding ammonia monooxygenase/methane monooxygenase, subunit C, with protein sequence MAQMPALIPKEVEIQRLKKIWMIMIAMGSVAASVEVDNFVDGSLHQTSIRDSAFTPAHWWLYSHFVALPLGWGSVAIYDRRVPTLRGPNNSMNTGLKMTILGYLATMFTIGVNEMWHFWFVEEIFAVPNHWMFNMGVVVAFMGALAYVVRVYARLIELGAETPGENPYVAEMYKMALEGKLYSRSIP encoded by the coding sequence ATGGCACAGATGCCCGCTCTAATCCCAAAGGAAGTCGAGATCCAGCGTCTAAAGAAGATCTGGATGATTATGATTGCCATGGGTTCAGTTGCGGCATCGGTCGAGGTCGACAACTTCGTTGACGGCTCTCTACACCAGACGTCCATCCGGGACAGTGCGTTTACTCCTGCACACTGGTGGCTATACTCCCACTTTGTGGCTCTGCCACTCGGATGGGGTTCAGTAGCCATCTATGACCGCAGGGTTCCCACACTTCGCGGCCCCAACAACTCCATGAACACGGGGCTCAAGATGACCATTCTAGGTTATCTGGCCACCATGTTTACAATCGGGGTAAACGAGATGTGGCACTTCTGGTTCGTAGAAGAGATCTTTGCAGTCCCCAACCACTGGATGTTCAACATGGGCGTTGTAGTGGCGTTTATGGGTGCGCTGGCTTACGTGGTCAGGGTATATGCAAGGCTCATAGAGCTGGGTGCGGAGACGCCGGGTGAGAACCCGTATGTCGCCGAAATGTACAAGATGGCCCTGGAAGGTAAATTGTACAGCAGATCGATACCGTAG